A genomic region of Haliaeetus albicilla chromosome 8, bHalAlb1.1, whole genome shotgun sequence contains the following coding sequences:
- the KLHL26 gene encoding LOW QUALITY PROTEIN: kelch-like protein 26 (The sequence of the model RefSeq protein was modified relative to this genomic sequence to represent the inferred CDS: deleted 1 base in 1 codon), which yields MVTAPLAPLTRGAPTDPQIPSSCEVMTPPPPPRDPGAATAPGPPHRRGGDRPRWRRGGKEAVARSPPPAKGAPARSCAFNAAGIPPPPSSGPGSGGVAKMAESGGAEFAAERPSSMADKNSTLKCTFSAPGHSTTLLQGLASLRAQAQLLDVILTINNEVFQVHKVVLAACSDYFRAMFTGGMREASQDVIELKGVSAKGLKHIIDFAYSAEVTLDLDCIQDVLGAAVFLQMVPVVELCEEFLKSAMSVETCLNIGQMATTFSLASLKESVDAFTFRHFLQISEEEDFLHLPLERLVFFLQSNKLKSCSEIDLFRAAVRWLQYDPTRRANASQVLCHIRFPLMKSSELVDSVQTLDIMVEDVLCRQYLLEAFNYQILPFRQHEMQSPRTTIRSDVLSLITFGGTPYTDNDRTVSCKVYYLPDASVRQFKELTEMEVGSSHSCVAVLDNFVYIVGGQHLQYRSGEGAVDICYRYDPHLNQWLRIQAMQESRIQFQLNVLHGMVYATGGRNRSGSLASVEKYCPKNNEWTYVCSLKRRTWGHAGATVGDKLYISGGYGISVEDKKALHCYDPAVDQWEFKTPMNEPRVLHAMVSANNRIYALGGRMDHVDRCFDVLAVEYYVPETDQWTTVSPMRAGQSEAGCCLLEKKIYIVGGYNWHLNNVTSIVQVYNTETDEWERDLHFPESFAGIACAPVILPQVTTQR from the exons ATGGTGACAGCCCCGCTGGCTCCCCTCACCCGCGGGGCACCGACGGACCCCCAGATCCCCTCAAGTTGTGAGGTGATGacacccccaccaccaccccggGAC CCCGGGGCAGCGACAGCCCCCGGTCCCCCTCATCGGCGGGGCGGTGACAGGCCCCggtggcggcggggcgggaAGGAAGCAGTTGCCCGGTCCCCGCCGCCCGCCAAAGGGGCCCCCGCTCGCTCCTGCGCCTTTAACGCGGCGGGAATCCCGCCGCCTCCCAGCTCGGGGCCCGGCAGCGGCGGCGTAGCGAAGATGGCGGAGTCCGGCGGGGCCGAGTTCGCCGCGGAGCGGCCGAGCAG CATGGCTGACAAGAACAGCACCCTGAAATGCACGTTCTCTGCTCCTGGCCACAGCACCACTCTACTGCAGGGACTGGCCTCGCTCCGAGCTCAGGCTCAGCTGCTTGATGTCATCCTCACTATAAATAATGAAGTGTTTCAGGTTCATAAAGTTGTCTTGGCTGCCTGCAGTGACTATTTCAG GGCAATGTTTACAGGTGGGATGAGAGAAGCCAGCCAAGATGTGATCGAACTGAAAGGTGTATCTGCAAAAGGACTGAAACACATAATAGACTTCGCGTACAGTGCTGAAGTGACTCTTGATCTTGACTGCATTCAGGatgtgctgggagctgcagtcTTCCTCCAGATGGTGCCTGTCGTGGAGCTCTGCGAAGAATTTCTGAAGTCTGCCATGAGTGTAGAAACGTGTCTCAATATCGGGCAGATGGCCACCACCTTTAGCCTCGCATCCTTGAAGGAATCAGTAGATGCATTCACTTTTAGGCATTTCCTCCAGATCTCCGAGGAAGAGGATTTCCTCCACCTGCCACTGGAGCgccttgttttcttcttgcagagCAATAAGCTGAAAAGCTGCAGTGAAATAGACCTCTTCCGTGCTGCCGTCCGCTGGCTGCAATATGACCCAACCCGCCGTGCCAATGCCAGCCAAGTCCTCTGCCACATTCGCTTCCCGCTGATGAAGTCCTCGGAGCTGGTGGACAGCGTCCAGACCTTGGACATCATGGTGGAAGATGTCTTGTGCCGGCAGTATTTGCTGGAAGCATTCAATTACCAGATCCTGCCCTTTCGTCAGCACGAGATGCAGTCCCCTCGGACCACCATCCGCTCGGACGTCCTGTCCCTCATCACCTTTGGCGGCACTCCTTACACCGATAACGACCGCACTGTGAGCTGCAAAGTCTACTACCTGCCAGATGCCAGCGTGCGCCAGTTTAAGGAGCTGACGGAAATGGAGGTGGGCAGCAGCCATTCTTGCGTGGCCGTGCTCGACAACTTTGTCTACATTGTAGGAGGGCAACACCTGCAGTACCGGAGCGGCGAGGGAGCTGTGGATATCTGCTACCGTTATGATCCGCACCTGAACCAGTGGCTGCGCATCCAGGCCATGCAGGAGAGCAGGATCCAGTTCCAGCTCAACGTCCTCCATGGCATGGTGTATGCCACTGGTGGGAGGAACCGGTCGGGGAGCTTGGCCTCTGTAGAGAAGTATTGCCCCAAAAATAACGAGTGGACTTATGTGTGCTCCCTGAAACGCAGGACGTGGGGGCATGCTGGAGCCACGGTAGGAGACAAATTGTACATATCAGGTGGGTATGGCATATCAGTGGAAGACAAAAAAGCCCTGCACTGTTATGACCCTGCCGTGGATCAGTGGGAGTTTAAAACCCCAATGAACGAACCCCGAGTTCTGCATGCCATGGTCAGTGCAAATAATAGGATTTATGCTCTGGGAGGCCGCATGGACCATGTTGACcgttgttttgatgttttggCTGTGGAATATTATGTGCCTGAAACAGACCAATGGACAACGGTGAGCCCTATGCGTGCAGGTCAGTCGGAAGCTGGCTGTTGTTtactagaaaaaaagatttatatcGTAGGAGGGTACAATTGGCATCTGAACAATGTTACAAGCATTGTGCAGGTGTATAACACAGAAACTGATGAATGGGAAAGGGACCTACATTTTCCAGAATCTTTTGCTGGGATAGCATGCGCTCCTGTTATACTACCGCAGGTAACGACCCAGAGATAA